From a single Muntiacus reevesi chromosome 14, mMunRee1.1, whole genome shotgun sequence genomic region:
- the KCNIP1 gene encoding Kv channel-interacting protein 1, which produces MGAVMGTFSSLQTKQRRPSKDKIEDELEMTMVCHRPEGLEQLEAQTNFTKRELQVLYRGFKNECPSGVVNEETFKQIYAQFFPHGDASMYAHYLFHAFDTTQTGSVKFEDFVTALSILLRGTVHEKLRWTFNLYDINKDGYINKEEMMDIVKAIYDMMGKYTYPVLKEDTPRQHVDIFFQKMDKNKDGIVTLDEFLESCQEDDNIMRSLQLFQNVM; this is translated from the exons ATAAGATTGAAGACGAGTTGGAGATGACCATGGTTTGCCATCGGCCTGAGGGGCTGGAGCAGCTGGAGGCACAGACCAACTTCACCAAGAGGGAGCTGCAAGTCCTTTACCGAGGTTTCAAAAAC GAGTGCCCCAGCGGCGTGGTCAATGAAGAGACATTCAAGCAGATCTACGCTCAGTTTTTCCCTCATGGAG ATGCCAGCATGTATGCCCATTACCTCTTCCATGCCTTTGACACCACGCAGACAGGCTCCGTGAAGTTCGAG GACTTTGTAACTGCTCTGTCAATTTTACTGAGAGGAACCGTCCATGAGAAACTAAGATGGACATTTAATTTGTACGACATCAATAAAGATGGATACATAAACAAAGAG GAGATGATGGACATTGTCAAAGCCATCTATGACATGATGGGGAAATACACATACCCCGTGCTTAAAGAAGACACTCCAAGGCAGCATGTGGATATCTTCTTCCAG aaaatggacaaaaataaaGATGGCATCGTGACTTTAGACGAATTTCTTGAATCCTGTCAGGAG gatgACAACATCATGAGGTCCCTCCAGCTGTTCCAAAATGTCATGTAA